From Bradyrhizobium sp. AZCC 1610:
TCGGGAAGCAGTTGGTGGTGGCGTGGGCCAGCGCCGTGAGGCCATTGAGGAAGCCCGGCGCGGACACGGTGAGACAGACGCCGGGCTTCTTGGTCAAAAAGCCGGCAATGGAGGCGGCGTAGCCGGCATTCTGCTCGTGGCGGAACGAGAGCACGCGAATGCCCTCGGCCTGCATCATGCGTCCAAGATCCGTGATCGGGATGCCCGGCACACCATAGATGGTGTTGATGCCGTTGAGCTTGAGCGCATCGATGACGAGATGAAAGCCATCCGTCAGCTCTTGCTCGATGCCCGGTGCTTCGGACTTGGTCGCGGTATTCAGCATGGGCTTCATCTCCCTGATCGTTTGTTTCGGACGATTTTTCGTCGTCTTCTGCTGCGAAGTTACGTCTAGCTAAACAGTTCCTGCCCGTGAGCCTCGACGTAGGCGGCAAGGCCCAGCGTGTGGTCGCGTGCGCGTTTCTCGGCGAGTTCGGTGTCGCGTGCTTCCAGCGCTTCGATGATGCCCAGATGCTCGGGCAGCGAGGTCGCGGTGCGATCTTTCCGCCCGATGGTCAGTTGCCGGTAGCCGCGCACGTGCAGCAGGATATCGTTGGTCATGTCGACCAGCACCGGCGACTCCGACAGCGAGATCAGCGCCTGATGGAACGCTATATTGGCCTTGGAGTATTCCTCGACATGATCCTGCGGCAGCCGGTCCTTGCTAAAATCCTTGAAGAAATCGCGCAGTGCCGTGATGTCCTTCTTGCGTGCGGTGGTCGTGATCAGGCGTGCGGCCATGCTCTCGAGCGCGGCCCAGGCGCGGATCATGTCGACGATCTCGGTCTTGGTGCGGCGGACCACAATGATGCCGCGACGCGGCACGGTTTTGACGAAGCCATCCTGTTCCAGCATCGCTATGGCTTCGCGAATAGGGGTGCGGCTGACGCCGAGGCGTTCGGACAGCGCGCGCTCGTCGAGCATCACCTGCTCGGGCGTCGCATAGATGTCCATCTTGAGAATGGCTTCCTTCAAGGCCTCGTAGGCCTTGTTCTTGAAGCTCGTCTCGGGCGCAATCCGGACGATTGTAATATCAGCCTCAGCCATGACAGGCGGCGCCTTGGTTTGTTTACGTGCGGGCACGACTCGTCTCCTCCCTGTTTTTGGAGACGTCTTCTTAGCAGAAGAAACACCCGAATATTTTTGGCATACCAAATACCAGGATGTCAAGATGCCCGTGTTTTCGATGTTTCTGCGCGATAGTTTGTCTTGACAATCTGATCTCTGGCATACCAAATGCCATAAAACTAGCCCCAGGAGGAAGCCTATGTCAAATTCTGCAGATGCGGCCCGCAAGATCGCCGAGCCCAGCGCCCACCAGGCTGTCCGCCGGGTGCTCGATATGGTGAAAGCCGAGAAGCGCACCAGTCTGACCGCGCCGGAAGGCAAACTGGTGTGCGACGCCTACGGCATCCCGGTTCCGCAGGAAGGCGTGGCGAAGTCCGCCGCCGAGGCCGCCAAGCTCGCGTCCGCCATGGGTTTCCCGGTGGTGATGAAAATCGTCTCGCCGGACATTCTCCACAAGACCGAAGCCGGCGGCGTCGTGGTCGCGCGTCAAAACCGCGGCCGATGCGGAAAAGACCTACGAGACCATCCTCGCCAACGCCAGGAAGTATAAGGCTGACGCCAAGATCGAGGGCATCCAGGTCCAGCAGATGCTGGCCGGCGGCACCGAGGTCATCGTCGGCTCCATCACCGACGGCTCGTTCGGCAAGCTGGTGGCGTTCGGCCTCGGCGGCGTGCTGGTCGAAGTGTTGAAGGACATCACCTTCCGCCTCGCGCCCGCCACCAAGGACGATGCCCTGTCGATGCTCGACGGCATCCAGGCCCATGACATGCTCAAGGGCGTGCGCGGCGGCGATCCGGTCTCTCGCGATGCGCTGGCCGACATCATCGTCAAGGTGTCGCAGCTCGTCAGCGATTTCCCCGAAATCGTCGAACTCGATCTCAACCCGGTGTTCGCCACCAAGAAGGACGCGATTGCCGCCGACGTCCGCATCGTCGTCGACTTCGACTACAAGCCGCGCCCGGCGCCGCGCCCGACCGATGAAATCGTCGCAGCAATGAACCGCATCATGCAGCCGGTGGGCGTGGCCGTGATCGGCGCCTCCGCCGAGGACGGCAAGATCGGCAACTCCGTGATGAAGAACCTGATCAACGGCGGCTACAAGGGCGAGATCTATCCGATCCATCCCAAGGCCGCAGAAATCCTGGGCTACAAGGCTTACAAGAGCGTCAAGGACGTCCCCGGCGTGATCGACACGGCGGTGTTCGCGATCCCCGCGAAGTTCGTTGCAGGCGCGCTGGTCGAATGCGGCGAAAAGAAAATTCCAGGCGCGGTTCTGATTCCGTCGGGCTTTGCCGAAGCGGGTGCCCCCGAATTGCAGGCCGAGATCGTCGAAGTCGGCAAGAAGTACAACATCCGCCTGATGGGGCCGAACATCTACGGCTTCTATTATACGCCCGCCAATCTCTGCGCCACGTTCTGCACCGCCTACGACGTCAAGGGTTCGGCGGCGCTGTCGTCGCAGTCCGGCGGCATCGGCATGGCGATCATCGGCTTCTCGCGCTCGGCCAAGATGGGCGTCTCCGCGATCGTCGGCCTCGGCAACAAGTCCGACATCGACGAGGACGATCTGCTCGCCTTCTTCGAGCAGGATCCGAACACCGCGATCATCGCGCAGCACTGCGAAGACTTAAAGGACGGCCGCGCCTTTGCGGAAGCCGCCAAGCGCGTCTCCAAGAAGAAGCCGGTGGTGGTGCTGAAGGCGGGCCGCACATCGGCCGGTGCGAAGGCTGCCTCGTCGCATACCGGCGCGCTCGCCGGCAATGACAAGATCTACGAAGACGTATTCGCTCAGTCCGGCGTGATCCGTGCCCGGTCCTTGCGGCAATTGCTCGAATTCGCCCGCGGCGTGCCGGTGCTGCCGACGCCGAAGGGCGAGAACATCCTGATCATCACCGGTGCGGGCGGTTCGGGCGTGCTGCTCTCGGACTCGGTTGTGGATAACGGCCTGTCGCTGATGACGATGCCGCCGGATCTTGACGCCGCGTTCCGCAAATTCATCCCGCCGTTCGGTGCGGCCGGAAATCCTGTGGATATCACCGGCGGCGAGCCGCCGATCACCTACGTCAACACCGTGAAGCTCGGCCTGTCGGACGAGCGGATCCATTCGCTGATCCTCGGCTACTGGCACACCATCGTGACGCCGCCGATGGTATTCGCCCGCAACATGGTCGAGGTGAAGAAGGAGATGGAGGCCAAGGGTTTCGTCAAACCGATCGTTGCCTCGCTCGCCGGCGACGTCGAGGTCGAGGAAGCCGCCGAGTATCTCTACCAGAACGGCATCCCGGCCTATGCCTATTCGACCGAACTGCCGGTCGAGGTGCTGGGCGCCAAGTACAAGTGGGCGCGCGGCGCGGGCCTGCTCTGAGTTAGACGATCGATGCCGCTTCGGTTCGCCGAAGCGGCATTTTCTTTTGACGCTCGACAAGAAGCGAAATTGCCAGGAATTCAGCGGCTCACGGTCTGATACCCGATAGAGGCAGGTCGCGATGAAGCGAAACGTGATCCGGCGCAAACCGGTCGAGCCGAAATCCGGCGCCGACAATGATTCCGATCCCAGGGATGGCGGCGTCCAGTCGGTTGACCGCGCGCTCTCCATCATCGAAGTGCTGGCCGAAGACGACGAGGGCTATCGGCTGACCGATCTCGCGGTTCGCACGGGGTTGTCGACCTCGACCGTGCACCGCCTGCTGGCGACGCTGGAGAAGCGCCGCTTCGTTCAGTTCGACCGTACCGAATCAAAATGGCATGTCGGCGCGCAGAGCTTTGCGGTCGGTGCGACCTTCACCCGCCGCCGCAACTTCACGGCGCAGGCGATGCCTTATTTGCGCAAGCTGCGGGATCTTACCCGCGAAACCGCCAATCTCGCCGTGGTCGACGACGAATCCATCATCGTCCTGACCCGCATGGAAAGCCGCGAGATCATGCGCTCGCTGACCAAGGTCGGGGGCCGCGTCGCCATGGTCGCTTCCGGCGTCGGCAAGGCCGTGCTCGCCACCTATTCCGATGCGGACGTCAACGCGATCATCTGCCGCCAGGGCATGCCGCGCCTGACGGAGAAGTCGATCGTGCGGCCGGGCGAGCTGTTCCGGGAGCTCGAGGCGATCCGGCGCCAGGGCTATGCGGTCGACGATGAGGAGGCGCGCATGGGGCTGCGCTGCGTCGCCGCCGTCGTCTACAGCGACTGCAGCGAGCCGCTGGCGGCGATTTCCGTCTCCGGCATGACCTCGCGCGTCACCGAGGAGCGTGTGCCCGAGCTCGGAAAAATCGTGCGCGACGTCGCGGCGGAGCTGACGGTTGCGCTCGGTGGCGTGATGCCAGAGGCGAAATCGCTCACATGAAGAGCGTCGGTCTCGGATCTTCGCTGTACTCGAATGGTGAGCGCTGTCAGCGCCTGCCGACTCGATTGACGGGACCGCCACGATTCATCGGTGTTCCACGCCGGACTCCGACACCTACGGCGCCGACGCCGGGGGTCACCACCACGGCTCGCGCGACAGGCCGCGGCCGCAGCACCACGCCGGGCCTTACGATGCACCCGGCAGGATACGAAACGTATTGGCAGTAAACTACGGCACTGGCCTGCTCGGTACTTGCGGCCATGAACCCAGCTATCAGCAGCGCCGACAACGTGATCGAAAGCTTCATTTGGCGTCCTTCGAGATATCTCGTCGTCCGTTTCATGGATGGCCTCCATTTTTGCGGCCTGCATCCGCAAATCCCGACGGTGCAGAACTTCGCACCTTCGCCGAAGCTACAGTCCATGCGCGCGGAGGGCTATGCAAAATACGACAAACTAACCTGGGAGGGAATCGCCGCAGCGAATAAGCGGCAGCGTGACTGCCCTAACTGATTTGGCATTGTGGGCTTCCAAGCGGTTTGGAGAAAGCCTACCATCGCGTTAGGTGAAAATTTGTTGAGGGCATCACTGACTCCGACAGCTTTGACCAGATGATGCACCGATCGGATGTCCCTGACGAGATAACTCACCGAGATCGTGGGGGGCTGATGCTGTTCCGTTTGTTCTCCATCTCCGGAGCCGCGCTGGCTTTCGTTTGTGCCGCAAGCGTGTTTGCCACGACGGTCGCGGCAGAAGATGCAACCACGGATATCGGCACGCTCGACAGGGAGAGCGCCGATAAGGCGTTCCCCACCAAGCCGTCTTACTCGCCGTATGCGGGGCGCAATTTCCCGACACGGCCCTACTTCGGCGACACGCACACGCACACATCGTTCTCAATGGACGCTGGTGCGTTCGGTGCTCGGCTCGGCCCAAAGGACGCGTATCGCTTTGGCAAGGGCGAGGAAGTTATCGCATCCAGCGGACAACGCGCGAAACTTTCGCGTCCGCTGGATTTCATGGTGGTGACGGACCATTCGGACGGCATGGGCTTTTTCCCGCAACTGATCGGGGGCGATCCCGGCCTGCTGGCGACGCCGCAGGGCCGGAAGTGGTACGACGAGATCAATTCCGGCAAGGGCGCGCAGGCCGCCATCGATATCATTACCAGCTTCGGCAAGGGGCAAATGCCCAAGGGCTTCCCGACGCCGGGGACGCCGGCCTATCGCAGCGCCTGGCGCGAAACGATCAAGGCGGCGGAAGAAGCCAATGAACCCGGCCGCTTCACTGCTTTCATCGGCTATGAGTGGACCTCGAACGCTGGCGGCAACAACCTTCATCGAAATATCATTTGGCGCGACAACGGAGCCAAGGCGAGTCTCATCGAACCTTTCACCACGCTGCCGCCGTTGGGCAGCCCAAATCCTCGCGACCTCTGGAAGTGGATGGCGATGGTTGAGGAAAAAACCGGCGCGGAGATTTGAACAACGCGCCAAACGGAAAGTCGCCTTCATTCCTTGTCGCCGCCTTGAAGGATCCGATCGGCGCAAACCTGGACCGGATCCAGGTCATCAAGGGCTGGGTCGGAAAGGACGGCCAGACGCAAGAGCGAATTTACGACGTCGCGGTATCCGGAGGCCGCAAGATCGATGCCGACGGCCGCAGCAGAACAGCCGTCGGCAACACGGTCGATGTCGCCAACGCGACATGGACCAACACGATCGGCGCGGGCGAGATGATCACGGTCTGGAAGGATCCCGACTTCGATCCGGCGCTGCGCGCCTTCTACTATGTGCGCGTGATCGAAATTCCGACGCCGCGCTGGACGGCCTATGACGCAAAATACTTCGGTATCAAAATGCCGGCTGAAGCCGCGATGACGACCACCGAACGCGCTTATACTTCGCCGATATGGTACACGCCTTGATTTCTCGGCTGCTGAGAGAGCCATTACTCCAGTTTCTCGCGCTTGGCGCGATGCTGTTCGGGCTCCACGGCTTGGTCGGCAAGCAAAGCGCGGAGGCGCCCGAGAAGATCGTGGTTTCCGCCTCGCGGATCGCCAATCTCGGGGACGGATTCGCGCGGACGTGGCGACGGCCGCCGAGCGAGCAGGAACTGCAGGGCCTGATTGAAGACTACATCCGCGACGAGGTCTTCTATCGCGAGGGCAGGGCGGCCGGACTGGACCGCGACGACGCCGTCATTCGCCGCCGCGTGCGGCAGAAGATGGAATTTCTCGCCGAGGACATGTCCGTACCAGAGCCGAATGATGAGCAGCTTGCGGCCTATCTCGCGTCCAATCCAGAGCGCTTCAGAGCCGACGACCATCTCACATTCCGTCACGTCTTCCTGAGTGCTACGCGACGCCAAAATACCATCGACAGCGATAGCAAGCAGGTTGCGAGCATCCTGGCTGGCGCCGACGCAGCTGTAGATGCGACGGCACTCGGCGATCCCTTCCTGCTTGGCGAGGAGTTTCGTGGCGTCTCGGCAACGAAGGTAATGAACCAATTTGGTGAAAGGTTTGCCAAGCGGATACTCGCTATGGAAGAGGGCCGCTGGCAGGGACCGGTTGCTTCGGGCTTTGGGCAGCATTTCGTCTTTATCAGCGAACGAGTGCCGGGCGGCCTGCCACCGCTCGATGATATCCGGCCAGCCGTCCGCCGGGAGTGGGCGAACACGCGACGCCTTGAGGCGGAACAGAAGCGTTATGCCTCGTTGCGGGGGCGTTACGAAATCGTGGTGGAGGCGCCTCGGGAAAAAGCGGCGGAGGCCGCCAGCCGATGAATCGCTTCCGTTTTCTCTTTGCTGTTCTGACGGTGCTGCTGGCGCAGCCGGCGATCTCGGATGAACTGCGGCCGGGCTATCTTGAGGTGCGCCAGACCAGCCCCGACGCCTATAATCTGCTTTTCAAGATTCCCGCGCGGGGGGAGGACTTGCGGCTCGCGATCTACGTCAAACTGCCCGAGGGCACTCAAGATGTAGCGCCGCCGCGGGCGTC
This genomic window contains:
- a CDS encoding IclR family transcriptional regulator, giving the protein MKRNVIRRKPVEPKSGADNDSDPRDGGVQSVDRALSIIEVLAEDDEGYRLTDLAVRTGLSTSTVHRLLATLEKRRFVQFDRTESKWHVGAQSFAVGATFTRRRNFTAQAMPYLRKLRDLTRETANLAVVDDESIIVLTRMESREIMRSLTKVGGRVAMVASGVGKAVLATYSDADVNAIICRQGMPRLTEKSIVRPGELFRELEAIRRQGYAVDDEEARMGLRCVAAVVYSDCSEPLAAISVSGMTSRVTEERVPELGKIVRDVAAELTVALGGVMPEAKSLT
- a CDS encoding GntR family transcriptional regulator; the encoded protein is MAEADITIVRIAPETSFKNKAYEALKEAILKMDIYATPEQVMLDERALSERLGVSRTPIREAIAMLEQDGFVKTVPRRGIIVVRRTKTEIVDMIRAWAALESMAARLITTTARKKDITALRDFFKDFSKDRLPQDHVEEYSKANIAFHQALISLSESPVLVDMTNDILLHVRGYRQLTIGRKDRTATSLPEHLGIIEALEARDTELAEKRARDHTLGLAAYVEAHGQELFS
- a CDS encoding peptidylprolyl isomerase, coding for MISRLLREPLLQFLALGAMLFGLHGLVGKQSAEAPEKIVVSASRIANLGDGFARTWRRPPSEQELQGLIEDYIRDEVFYREGRAAGLDRDDAVIRRRVRQKMEFLAEDMSVPEPNDEQLAAYLASNPERFRADDHLTFRHVFLSATRRQNTIDSDSKQVASILAGADAAVDATALGDPFLLGEEFRGVSATKVMNQFGERFAKRILAMEEGRWQGPVASGFGQHFVFISERVPGGLPPLDDIRPAVRREWANTRRLEAEQKRYASLRGRYEIVVEAPREKAAEAASR